One uncultured Carboxylicivirga sp. genomic window, CGGCAACACTTAAACCTGCAGCTTCAATCTTTGCTTTAACAGCTTCTACGTCGTAATCTTTTTTACCAGCAGGCACAGGATCTTGCCATATTAGATCTTCATCGGGTACATCAGGACCAACGTAACGAACTTTTGGTCCCATATCGCGGTGTGTAAGTTTAAACCATGCTCGAGCAAAAGCATCAGAAAAGGCATCAAAGTCGTTCATGAATTTTTCAGATATCTTTCGATACTCAGGATCCATTTTCAAGGCCATATCTGCATCTGTCATCATAGGATTGTGACGAATAGAAAAATCTTCCACATCAACAGGCTTATCTTCATCTGCAATGTTTACAGGTTCCCATTGCCAGGCTCCTGCCGGACTCTTGCGTAATTCCCAGTCGTGCTTAAAAAGCATTTTAAAGAAACCATTATCCCACTGGGTTGGGTGAGTTGTCCAGGCTCCTTCTAATCCGCTGGTTACGGTGTAGCGACCTTTACCTGATTTATGAGGGTTTGACCAACCTAAACCTTGTTTTTCCACATTGGCTGATTCCGGATCGGGGCCTAATAAGCTGGCATCACCATTACCATGTGTTTTACCTACTGTATGACCGCCAGCTGTCAATGCCACTGTTTCTTCGTCATTCATTGCCATTCTGCGAAATGTTTCGCGCATTTGCATGGCAGTTTTCAAAGGATCAGGTTTGCCGTTAACACCCTCAGGATTTACATAGATCAAACCCATCTGAACAGCGGCCAAAGGATTTTCCATGGTTTCGGGTTTCTCAACGTTGTTGTAACGTGCGTCACTTGGTGCCAGCCATTCTTTCTCTGCCCCCCAATAGGTATCTTTCTCGGGATGCCAGATGTCTTCTCGACCAAAAGCAAAACCAAAAGTTTTAAGACCCATACTTTCATAGGCCATATTACCTGCCAGAATAATTAAATCGGCCCAGCTTACTTTGTTGCCATACTTCTTTTTAAGTGGCCATAACAAACGACGAGCCTTATCCAGACTGACATTATCAGGCCATGAATTAAGCGGAGCAAAGCGTTGATTACCCGTTCCACCGCCACCACGTCCGTCAGCAATACGATAGGAACCGGCTGCATGCCAGGCCATCCGAATCATCAGGCCACCATAGTGCCCCCAATCGGCTGGCCACCAATCCTGACTGTCGGTCATTAATTCTTTCAAATCCTTTTTTAAAGCTTCAACATCTAATTTTTTTAATTCTTCACGATAGTTGAAATCCTTACCCATTGGGTTTGTTTTTGTATCGTGTTGATGTAATATATCAAGATTAAGAGCATTGGGCCACCAATCCATAACTGAAGAACCAGCAGATGTGTTGCCTCCATGCATTACCGGACATTTGCCTCCGTGATTGTTTTTACTATCCATGTTATTGAGTATTAAATTATTGTTTTTGATTATAATGTAAAGGTATGGCAAATGAAAGGCTTTGTAAAATTGATAATGTCTATACTAATATTGGTGATATCTATGAGTCAATTAATTCCAGTGATTGAGATTAACTGTTGATGAAAAATTGAATCATAGGTATAGAGAAATGATAGAGACTTCTCTAAAAAACAAACAAAGAAGGGAAGCTAAATGAAATACTGATTTATTCTCTACTTGATATTATTGGCTTTATATGAAGTAGGGCTTTCACCTTTAATCTCTTTAAAAATTCGTCCAAAATAGCTTACGTCGTTGTAACCTGTTTTATAGGCTATTTCGCTTACTGTTAAATCACTTTGTAATAGTAGCTCTGAGGCTTTATTTATCTTTATGGTTTTCACAAACTCTGAAGTGCTCAGGTTTACAATTTTCTTGAGCTTAATATGCAGAAGTGATCTACTAATACCGGCTTCTTTAGTAAACTGAGTCACATCAAAGTTTGGATTATCCATATTATCAATTACTATTTGCGTTAGCTTCGAGATAAAGTTTTGATCTTTATTATTCAGGTGGTTTTCAAACTGATCGATGTTACCTTTTGATATAAAATGTTCTTTCAACCTATTACGAGATTGGATTAAGTTGCTAATTAGTATATCCACCTCTTTTAAGTTAAACGGCTTTGGTAGATATAAATCGGCACCCAATTGCAAAGCCTCCAGCTTATTATTCATATTTGCTTTAGCTGTTAATAGAATTACTGGTATATGTGAGGTACTTATTTCGTTTTTAATTTCTTTGCATAACGCCATACCGTCCATTTCGGGCATTATGATATCTGAAATAATCAAGTCAGGTAGTTCTTTGAGTGCTTTTCTTAATGCTGCTTTACCGTTCTCTGCCCATATAACATTATAGTTTTCTGAAAAATGATCTTTTAAAAAGGTAAGCAGATCTATGTTATCCTCCACGATCATTATTTTCCATTTGTTCTCATTAGTTATATCTTCTGTAGCAAAAGTGTTGTCCTGTAAATCATCCAGTATTACGCTCTGATTGATGGAAATTTTTTTGTTACCTTCAATTTGTTCACCCCGATAATCTTCTGTTGTATGAGTTATGAGTGGAAGATAGAGATCAATGGTAGTTCCTTCTCCTTCGGTGCTTTTCAATTGTAATTCACCTTTCAAAAAATTCACAAGTGTTTTAACATAGGATAGACCAATGCCTGTACTCGTTAATAACTGGTTATCATGTGAGTTGTGAAAGAAGGGGTCGAAAACTTTATCAACTATATTAGATGGAATGCCGTAGCCTGTATCTTCAAATCTTAAATGCATTGTTTTTTTATGAAGATGATTGGTTATAATGTCAATACTCAGACTTATCATGGACATATCATCAGAGTTTTTAATTGAATTGGAAAGCAAATTAGTACATATTTTTTCCAACTTATCTGCATCAAAATAGCATTCGAATGAAGCAGTACTGGTAATAAATTGATGATTGATGTTTTTCTTATTAAATAGTGTTATAAAAGCTTCAAATGTATCTTTCAAATATATGATGATATCACCTTTTTTCAATTGCAAATCAAGATGTGAGTTTTCAACTTTCCTGAATTCTATCAATTGCTCAATTAAAATGTGTAATCGGGTAGCATGTTTTTTAATGATAAGAAGAGCTTTATTATTTTTTAATGCCGGGTTGATATCGTTCACCATTTTATCAATGTTGGCAATAATAAGAGTTAACGGTGTCTTCAACTCGTGTGATATATTGGTGAAAAAGTTCAGCTTATGTTGATTCAATTCTTTGATTTTCTCTTTTTCCATCCGTTCGATGGCTATTGCAGCCTTTTCTTTATTTCGTAGTTTTACAAAATAACTGTAAAGCAACAGCAGTCCAATCATAATAATAAAGTAGGAGATAAGGGCATATATGGTAAGGTATATTGGTGGTCTGACTATTACTTTAATGGTTGCATAATTAGTAGACCAGGTGTTATCGTTGTTGGATGCTTTTACATTAAATGTATACTCGCCATGGGGTAGGTTGGTATATGTGGCATTTTTTTGATTCCCAATGTAGTTCCAGTCTTTGTCGAATCCTACTAATTGATAAGCGAATGAGTTACTTCCTTTGGAGAAGAAGTCGATAGTTGAAAACTCAAAAGTAATTACGTTCTGATTGAAGTTAAGTGTAACCTGTTCAGTATATTCTATTTGTTTCTCAAGGATTTTTCCCTCCTGAGGGCGAATAATATTATTAAATAGTTTAAAGT contains:
- the katG gene encoding catalase/peroxidase HPI, which produces MDSKNNHGGKCPVMHGGNTSAGSSVMDWWPNALNLDILHQHDTKTNPMGKDFNYREELKKLDVEALKKDLKELMTDSQDWWPADWGHYGGLMIRMAWHAAGSYRIADGRGGGGTGNQRFAPLNSWPDNVSLDKARRLLWPLKKKYGNKVSWADLIILAGNMAYESMGLKTFGFAFGREDIWHPEKDTYWGAEKEWLAPSDARYNNVEKPETMENPLAAVQMGLIYVNPEGVNGKPDPLKTAMQMRETFRRMAMNDEETVALTAGGHTVGKTHGNGDASLLGPDPESANVEKQGLGWSNPHKSGKGRYTVTSGLEGAWTTHPTQWDNGFFKMLFKHDWELRKSPAGAWQWEPVNIADEDKPVDVEDFSIRHNPMMTDADMALKMDPEYRKISEKFMNDFDAFSDAFARAWFKLTHRDMGPKVRYVGPDVPDEDLIWQDPVPAGKKDYDVEAVKAKIEAAGLSVADMVSTAWDSARTFRGSDMRGGANGARIRLAPQKDWEGNEPQRLTKVLAILEPIASEFGISIADVIVLAGNVGVEQAAKKAGISIQVPFAPGRGDATAEMTDTESFAPLEPLADGFRNWMKKDYVVSPEELLLDRAQLMGLTAPEMTVLVGGMRMMGTNYGGTSHGVLTQNTGALSNDFFVNLTDMGNYWKPISKDLYEICDRKNGKAKWTATRIDLVFGSNSILRSYAEVYAQDDNKEKFVNDFVKAWVKVMNADRFDL
- a CDS encoding two-component regulator propeller domain-containing protein, with amino-acid sequence MGGNYTLRILIIFVAGFITFGASAITFEKITSKDGLSNNTIFSIIQDEDGFMWFGSREGLNKYDGSKIISYYSQSNDPNSLSGDRINCLEINHDGNLLIGTSMGLNLYIKEKDIFKALKYENRNVGNVLNICKGKDKSILFTTIRGVFQYSDDKISMVFTSPNTLKVIPFKEDVLLVITTSNLYMINYYGEVLSEYQTLSNNISLTNNLSDIFVDSENNIWLGTNKHGLIHFDITKNQTKIITPLYENNTLESNMIRDIEEDYNGNIWLGTESGIFIYNKTEDSLKHYEHSSIPDPSKLNDKAIYSIYCGRENIIWIGTYFGGVNYTIPGLQKFKTIVPNTRNSEFFGKAVSQIIEDKHHKLWFASEDKGISIWNTNDNTFKTLTHTGINKGLSSNNIHSIYEDKNGIFWIGTFLGGLNRYDSKTGSFEYFYPDKNYTASTLNNSVYSITKDNTDTLWIGTQRGLYTFDERTHTFKLFKPEIFRNRFIYEIKQDSKGDLWFAIMSNVELFKLSKDTHEIKRFTYSGKVAEVQKPGIISICEDANGTIWAGTLNNGLLRLNQDSAQFEIFDSSNGLPNNTVYGIVEYKNNLWLSTNNGIARFDIETHSINTYNLSHNLSHNQFNFKSYYKNQENFIFFGSIYGVTYFHPDSIATNLNTPIPYLSNFKLFNNIIRPQEGKILEKQIEYTEQVTLNFNQNVITFEFSTIDFFSKGSNSFAYQLVGFDKDWNYIGNQKNATYTNLPHGEYTFNVKASNNDNTWSTNYATIKVIVRPPIYLTIYALISYFIIMIGLLLLYSYFVKLRNKEKAAIAIERMEKEKIKELNQHKLNFFTNISHELKTPLTLIIANIDKMVNDINPALKNNKALLIIKKHATRLHILIEQLIEFRKVENSHLDLQLKKGDIIIYLKDTFEAFITLFNKKNINHQFITSTASFECYFDADKLEKICTNLLSNSIKNSDDMSMISLSIDIITNHLHKKTMHLRFEDTGYGIPSNIVDKVFDPFFHNSHDNQLLTSTGIGLSYVKTLVNFLKGELQLKSTEGEGTTIDLYLPLITHTTEDYRGEQIEGNKKISINQSVILDDLQDNTFATEDITNENKWKIMIVEDNIDLLTFLKDHFSENYNVIWAENGKAALRKALKELPDLIISDIIMPEMDGMALCKEIKNEISTSHIPVILLTAKANMNNKLEALQLGADLYLPKPFNLKEVDILISNLIQSRNRLKEHFISKGNIDQFENHLNNKDQNFISKLTQIVIDNMDNPNFDVTQFTKEAGISRSLLHIKLKKIVNLSTSEFVKTIKINKASELLLQSDLTVSEIAYKTGYNDVSYFGRIFKEIKGESPTSYKANNIK